A genomic window from Silene latifolia isolate original U9 population chromosome 11, ASM4854445v1, whole genome shotgun sequence includes:
- the LOC141612453 gene encoding uncharacterized protein LOC141612453, with product MALYTNMALKATQGNEPYKYLGVINDDSQNQGYLEYSTDTVQSKSAKFAVEYAFNEFIHIRSCLTNKYLIRSSTNGDWIVAQGATPMVETTSWMCTLFRMDIDDDKKATFFHVQSGFKVRIPNDGSVRKMFWSINPNTGTEAVSFVVDYDTLVVLPKLVAFKGSNDLFFSNYGDDGYPNFSVRDVGDPNIVCEIEYTSDGHVRVRSADPSMTDTLWTYSGPYVEDLIVVIGEEYSTLLNQTFAVIGVKNNVVALRSMANNKICQRADVIQSRGKKDRLVATANGLLEDTYLQVVEPVISRIVNVYEFDLDKARIYNVSLIFSQEHTWDNNSDEVQSGSANGTITTNKSHTFSNNITVSGSVTTSFVTGIPRIAEGKIEVSASASYSREWGQTEEEGEEVGDTFTVVIKPMKRTIARGVATKGTCDVPFAYVQKDFPTNGGPPIVTKLYDGVFTGANAYSFYGDVRYEELPSDKVSSDR from the exons ATGGCATTGTATACAAACATGGCACTGAAAGCAACACAAGGAAATGAACCATACAAGTATTTGGGAGTGATCAATGATGACAGCCAAAATCAAGGATATCTTGAGTATTCTACCGATACAGTTCAAAGTAAATCTGCTAAGTTCGCTGTCGAGTATGCCTTCAATGAGTTCATCCACATACGCTCTTGCTTAACCAACAAATACTTAATCAG ATCGTCAACTAATGGAGATTGGATAGTCGCTCAAGGAGCTACACCAATGGTTGAAACGACATCCTGGATGTGCACTTTATTTCGGATGGATATAGATGATGATAAAAAGGCAACTTTTTTTCATGTTCAGTCGGGTTTCAAAGTACGAATACCGAATGATGGTTCAGTTCGAAAAATGTTTTGGAGCATAAATCCAAATACCGGAACTGAAGCAGTGTCGTTTGTTGTCGATTACGATACACTTGTGGTACTTCCTAAATTGGTAGCATTTAAGGGTTCTAATGACCTTTTTTTTAGCAATTATGGTGATGATGGTTATCCCAATTTCTCAGTTAGAGACGTTGGTGACCCCAACATTGTGTGCGAGATCGAATACACTAGTGACGGCCACGTACGTGTGAGGAGTGCCGATCCAAGTATGACAGATACACTCTGGACGTACTCTGGACCGTACGTAGAGGATCTGATTGTAGTAATTGGTGAAGAGTATTCGACACTCCTTAATCAAACGTTTGCTGTAATTGGGGTTAAGAACAATGTGGTTGCTCTTCGAAGCATGGCAAACAACAAAATATGTCAAAGGGCTGATGTTATACAGTCTCGCGGTAAAAAGGATCGGTTAGTAGCCACGGCAAATGGGTTGCTGGAGGACACCTATTTACAAGTGGTGGAACCAGTGATCAGCAGAATAGTCAACGTATACGAGTTTGATCTCGATAAAGCCAGGATTTACAACGTGTCGCTCATCTTCTCGCAGGAACACACGTGGGATAACAACAGTGATGAAGTGCAAAGTGGCTCTGCCAATGGCACTATCACCACCAATAAGTCTCACACTTTCAGTAACAATATTACCGTCTCCGGGAGTGTGACAACCTCCTTTGTGACAGGTATACCCCGCATTGCCGAAGGCAAGATTGAAGTTTCAGCATCCGCCAGCTATTCTCGTGAATGGGGTCAAACTGAAGAAGAGGGAGAAGAAGTAGGGGACACATTTACTGTGGTCATAAAACCGATGAAAAGGACTATAGCAAGAGGGGTTGCTACAAAGGGTACCTGTGATGTACCATTTGCTTATGTTCAGAAGGACTTCCCTACAAATGGGGGACCTCCCATTGTCACCAAACTGTATGACGGTGTTTTTACCGGTGCTAATGCCTATAGTTTCTATGGTGATGTTCGCTACGAAGAACTCCCTTCTGATAAAGTTTCTTCCGACCGTTAA